The sequence CTTCACTCAAAACCGTTTCATCATCAATCGTCATTTTGACAAAACTCCTTATGAAATTCTTTTTGATGTTTTGACAAAACTCCTTATGAAATTCTTTTTGATCGCCGACCCAATGTGAAGTATTTTTGCATCTTTGGTTGTGTTTGGTATGTTCTAAACGATGAGGACAACCTTGGGAAGTTTGATGTTCATGGTGATGAAGCCATCTTCATTGGCTATTCACAGGATCGTGTGGCGTACCGTGTCTATAACTGTCGTACTCGCATCATTAAAGAGAGCATGAATGTTAAGTTTGACGAGATGTCTGGAATGGTACTTGGATATAATGGTTCTCGACCTGGTCTCAATCCTTCTACACCAGACTCTCCCCTTCGACATGTTCCACTTGCAACCTCAGATGACCTTGATGTGTTGTTTGAACCCATCATTCCTCCTATAATTCCAATTCCCATGGTGATTTCAGAACCTCCCCCTGAACCAATCACAGTTGGTTCTTCTACTCCTGTTGCCGTGGGAGAATATCCATCCGAAGAAAATGATTCATCTGACTTCCTTCTTCTGGATGACCTCGACACTAGAGTGTCCTCTACAAATAATTCTCTTGTTGTCAACTCTCATACCCCTGAAATTGAGACATCTCCCCTTGAATCTGGTGAAGCCTCTCCCTCAAGAGAAATGAATGTTCCTGTGTCAGATGATACTACTCCTCATGTTCTTCCCATTGATCACAATATAGAAGTACTCGCACCTCTGTGGGAAGAAAATTCCACCTATCCTACTATTAATCCTGAACCAACTGGATCATCATCCTCTTTATATGTTGACACCTCTCTTGACAGTGAAATCAACCCTCTTCTTTCGTACACTTCTAAATGGACCATGGATCACCCAATCCATCAAATCATTGGTGATCTAGCTGCTCCTGTGCGTACTTAGAACACCTCTAATTATGAATGCCTCTTCTCTGCTTTTCTGAGAAAAATAGAACCCAAGACTGCTCATGAGGCTCTTCAGGATCCCGACTGGTCAATCGGTATGCAAGAGGAAATTCATCAATTTGACCGTCTTGAAGTATGGGAACTTGTTCCACGTCTATCTGGTAAAATAATCATTGACACCAAGTGGATATTCAAGAATAAGAAGGATGCTCACGGGATTATCATTCGCAACAAAGCACGTCTCGTCGCCAAAGGCTACAGACAACAAGAAGGGATTGACTATGACGAAACATTTGCCCCTGTAGCTCGCCTCAAATCCATCCGCGTGTTTCTGTCCTATGCTGCTCACAAGCGTTTTACTGTCTATCAAATAGACTTAAAAACTGCATTTCTAAATGGTGTTCTCCAAGAGGAAGTCTACGTTATTcaacccgaaggttttgtcgattcCAAACATCCCAATCACGCATATCTCCTTTCAAAAGCCCTTTACGAACTCAAACAGGCACCCAAGGCTTAGTATGAAACCTTGACTACTTTCTTGCTTAAAAACGGTTTCTCCCGTGGAACCATTGACACGACTCTATTCATCAGAAAATAGAATGATCACATCCTGTTAATTCAAGTCTATGTTAATGACATCATATTCGGTTCCACTTCCCCCGCTCTATGCTATGAGTTTTCTGAACTCATGAAAAACAAGTTTGAAATGAGTATGCTCGAAGAACTTCAATTCTTTCTGGGATTAGAAGTTAAACAACTTCCAACTGGGATTTTCATCGGACAATCTAAGTACATCTCCGATATGTTCAAAAAGTTTAACTTTCCTGAGATGAAAACTAGCCCTACCCCAATGTCAATCAACATCTCATTACATACTGATCTGGACGGACAACCTTTTGATCAAACGCTCTATCAAAACTTAATAGGCTCATTGATGTACGTTACTGCCAGTAGACCCGACATCATGTTTGTTGTATGTCTGTGTGCCCGATTTCAAGCCAACCCTAGGTACTCTCACTATAAGGCCATAATGAGAATATTTAGCTACCTCAAGGGCACTGTTCACCTTGGACTCTGGTACCCCTTCGGGACTGGATTCCACCGTATGGCCTTCATGGATGCTGATCATGGTGGTGACCAAGTGAACCGAAAAATTACCTTCGGTGGCCTTCAATTCCTAGGTCGTAAATTAGTCAGCTGGTCATCTCGCAAGCAAAACTGCATATCACTCTCCACTGCTGAGTCTGAATACATTGCAGCTGCAAGTTGTTACTCCCAAGTGTTGTGGATGCAGACCCAACTTCTCGACTATGGATTTAAGTTCCACAAAAATCCCCATCTACTGTGATTCTCAAAGTGCCATTTCTATTTCCAGCAATCTTGTTCATCACTCCAGAACCAAACACATTGATATTCGCTACCACTTCATAAAGGATCATGTTGAGAAAGGAAATGTTGAACTCTACTTTGTCCCCACTAAAAACCAACTGGTTGACTTACTTACCAAGGCCTTAGATGAACCCATGTTCAAATACCTGGTTGGTAAATTTGGCATGGTTGATTTCTCTACCATCTAGAATCATGGCAAGTGCCTAGAGGGAGTGATACACTTGCCTAGGGGGAGTATTGTGGTTTTTCAAAATCTGATGCATCACATTTTAAGGGGGAGATGAGAACAATGGCTCTCAGATAAATTACAGTAGGTGATCCGGTATCATAAtatgattttcaaaatctaaactgaCTTTTACACAAATAACAGTGTAAAACTCACATTTTCAAACATAACTCTCCTAAAACTTGTAACTGTCTAGGGGGAGTTAAGATTAAAATGTCAGCAATGACGGAGGTTGTGTCCTAGTGaatgcctcaggaggatgtgtttTAATGACTGCCCCAAACCAGACAGTCAGCAATGATGGAGTACGTGTCCctgtgactgcctcaagaggatgtgtctaaatgactgcctcaaaattacagtcagcaatgacggaggatgtgtccctatgactgcctcaagaggatgtgtctaaatgactacCTCAAAATCACAGTCAACAAATAATGGAGGATGTGTCCTTGTGACTGCCTctagaggatgtgtctaaatgactgcctcatgGTTCCCGGTCTCAAAAACTGTAAAAACctgagaaaattaaattttgaaaaataattaaagtttaaaCTTTAACATGATTATTTCACAGAATTTTCTTAAAATTCTTAAGGTTTTCGAGCTGTACCAAAATCCCATTAAAATCCAAATCTGCTCGAAAAATTGAATGTTTTCGAGCATGTTCAAATTCTGAGTGGTTTTCGAGCGATGGTTCTCGAGCAAGCTTGACCGAAATTTAAAAATTTTCAGTCATTTTGTGGCCATAAAAGGATAAAATTTCACTTTACTCCTATCACTTTCAAATCTTCCTTTTAAAATCAAAAGCCCACTTGCTCTCAAGGAGAACCACCATCAACACTGCTCATCGTCCCAAAGTTTGCTCTCATTCGGTTTTTTTCACTAATTTGTGTGTTTATGTTTCAATCGGTTAGACATCTAGGAATTTAACACCATCTGTAAACAACTGATTATGAAGAAATACCATGCTTTGTATGTCTCTTTGCTTAATCTCTGTTTTACTTTTCAAAGGGGTTCAAACCCTAAAACGGAAATCGACATGATTATGCTCAAATACTGCAAAATTGTTAGTTGAAATAACTTAGGGTTCATAATATATGTTGATTAGAACATGTTTTAGTGTATTAATCACATTTAGATGCTTACCCCAATTTGAATGCAAAAAGGGGACGAAACTAGGGTTTTTTAATTCAGTATGTAATGATCTGATGTTTAAATGTGTCCACATACTTAACTTGTTAGGATTGCTGTGTAGTTAACTAATTAAAGTTGA comes from Rutidosis leptorrhynchoides isolate AG116_Rl617_1_P2 chromosome 4, CSIRO_AGI_Rlap_v1, whole genome shotgun sequence and encodes:
- the LOC139841728 gene encoding secreted RxLR effector protein 161-like, which gives rise to MKNKFEMSMLEELQFFLGLEVKQLPTGIFIGQSKYISDMFKKFNFPEMKTSPTPMSINISLHTDLDGQPFDQTLYQNLIGSLMYVTASRPDIMFVVCLCARFQANPRYSHYKAIMRIFSYLKGTVHLGLWYPFGTGFHRMAFMDADHGGDQVNRKITFGGLQFLGRKLVSWSSRKQNCISLSTAESEYIAAASCYSQVLWMQTQLLDYGFKFHKNPHLL